The DNA segment tatattattatcattttaacattttgtatGATACAATTTGTATGATTAATGTTtaattacaaatgtatttaaattgcaTGTCAAttaattttgcaaaatgtaatcCCTCCATCTTACACATTCAGTTTGAGGTTACGTGCATTTCCTGTGCAGGTAGAagaggtgtgaggtgtgagagAAATAGAAGAAAGAATGGAAGAcgagaatttaaaaaaaagagaaatggagagacaaaaacaggaatgaaaggaaaggaaaaattaAGGGAGGACAGGTACAAGTAGAGGAAGTAAATTCAAAGGAGAAAGGCTATAATGACAAGAAATTAGGGAAAGTGAAAGAAGGATGGCAACTAGGAAAATAAAGGCAGAAATGGAGGAAAAAGGGAAAGAATAGAAGCAGTTATGGAGCACTGgaataaataactaaaagagagaaaaaataaatattcacatattttttaataaattgtattttatttaaaaaaaaaaaacaggagtttAAAAAGGAACGAAGAggtgaatgaaagagaaaagaaaataaatattaagaagGTAGGAAGCAGtataaggaaaagaaatgatTGCATGGATTATTTGGAGGAAGAAATGGTGGAAAGGGAGGACTGGGAGGAAAACAATAGAAAACAAAAGATGCACAGGAAATGGAAATAGgaaaatttttatattaaatatgaaagatATAAAGGAAGGGAAGACGTGGAaaatacagtgaaaggagaaagGGTGGACGGATAAAAGGAGCTGAGACATTTACACACGCGAGTCAACTTCACGCAAAAAAAGGAACCGACTCCTCCCTGAGAGTCGATTCAACTCGTTACAAAGAGTCGACTCGTCCCCGAGCGAATCTCTTTACTGTTTGTAAACCTCTTTGTTTCCCATGTGAACGCGTTAACAgtgaaatatatttgaaataaaatagatGTTTTGTGGTGTATAACCTACGGAATTCCCGCGTATTACCGATAAGAACATGTGAAATAAAGACGCTATACATCTATAAAGCAGCGTTATGTAGCGACTAGCCACAATGACAACAGCCCATCTTAGCCTAGCCTAGCCTAGCCTAGCATAGCCTGAGCAGGTAATCCCCTGTGTTCTCCCTCAGAACAATAACACACTCATGCTAGAACGCTACAGCTACATGCTAACTGAGGGCGAGCAGGAGCAGTTAGCTCGCGTCATATCGAACCggttattttgtttatttattacggCTCATTAGAAGCTTCCGGAAGGTGTTTAGTGAATAAATGCGAATAAAACCGCGTTTCTTACGAAGAATATCCGCCGCATCAGAAAGCAGAGCCGGTGCTGAGCGCTGACGGTCGCCGTGCTGCTGACTAGCTTTAGCCTgtttctcgtttttttttctcgattGCGGGtgcgtctcaaatcagcaccacaATATTCCCTGAGTCTCCTCTTAAACAGCGCAATAAAAACGAAACCCTGTTTACAATATAATGCAATATTTGCATGCATTATATACAAAACTAATGCATGGATTTacacagaaataaattaaaaatattgtattaaacCAGTCAGGAAATACCTACTAGTAACAGCGATGCTTGGTTGAATTCGAACATACCCTTAGAGCGCGCTTTGAGAGGAGAGTAAGAGTTGCCATGGCAACGCCTATGGCTGGATTTTGCGTTTGTGTTATAAATGTACAGGGgatgtacactacacacattgaTTTGTGTATTTCCGGTTACGAAAATAGTAGGATCCTGAAATTCATCATATATTTTGATAATATATAAACCATTTAGTTGTATTAGTTGTTACTAATCGAAAAAAATAGAGTATCCATTCATTGTTGGCTGGAAATTTTACTCCAATGTTTTTATAATCCACtctattacttttatttagtttgaCACATATCTATAATTGcatcaataataaatgtatccttATGTGATAGGATTGGCGAGTCCCTTCCTGCTTCCGGATTAGTCGGTTGAGGTGCTCATTGATTGTCCTATCATTGGGCAAGGGGGATGTATAAATTTGGCTGGGGAGAATTTTGTTGTCACGGGTGCTACGCCTCTGTCTGCGTCATCACGAGTCGCCAGTCAGAGCTGTCTGTTTGGGTAAACCTTGCGGCTGGTGTTGGGTTGACGTGTTTCCTCGCGGCAGGTAAGTGAAACGGctataatactttttttattataatttacttTGCTTATAatttagcgtgtgtgtgtgtgtgtgtgtgtgtgtctgaagctTATTGGTTGCTTTTTGGGGTTTGGTGgccctttttcttttgtgtttacatttaaatgttaaaggttggttttgctttcatttaatgttccttgaattatttttccattttgtatTGTGTAActtattgtgttattttgtttacCGAGGAGGGATTAATATCCCTCTTGTCCCTTGTtggtcttttttccttttttttagtttttgtataTCTTATGTGTAACTCCATTCGTTTGTGGTTACAGGAGCTGAGTGCCGAAGGCGGGGTGgattgtggtggtggttttGCTTCACGAGTGCTGTGCTGTGTGCAGTGGTGGGTGTGAGTGTCTACACAGGTGCAACCAAAAGTTGTGTGGTGCTGTGGAGGCCGATTAGTGCCCTTGATCCCCGTTGTTACGCCTTGGCTCCTGCATCCACATCTATAAAGGTGTCTGGTTATTGAAGTTCTGTGTTATGGTTGAGTaatttctgtttttggtttttcattAGGTGTAATCAGATacttttatcattaataaaaaaatccatactaATTTTACCCACGTCTTCCGCTGATTCTTTATACACGAACCTGTGTTGCCTAAGTGCAAGTTATTTTCCCTGGCCAAGTGCCAGGGTGGCGTAGTCGCTACATTTTCTTTCGTCAGCCCTCGCTGTGTCATGCCACACTTATAAAGATATTAAAATGATGGCAGGATTACGAAGCGtcattaaacatttcttttaaatacagAATGGACAAAATGCACTTGTAATAATAAAGGCAAACAAAGAAGCAAAGTTGAAACCTCAAATGAATGCATTCCGATGAGGAACCTCTAAGTCATGGGTCCCCAAACTTCGGCCTTCAGGCGGAATACGGCCCCCACGTTTGGAATGCACTCTGAACAAAGCcggacacattttttttttttttttttttaaatgtatttttaaatatatgttgtaCTCATATCATGTTTGCATTTGATAATAAAGATTGgcttttaaagtaaaatgtcCCTTAGGTATTAATAGAAGTCAAGgcaccaatagttgattgctggaactattggctatgtgcaaaaatccataccattagtttttccgggttgcaaaCCCACTGTCATCACAAGAGCGGATTTTataggcgaatcactgacaccacatactgttattttttttacacgtgAGTTTGTGAActgcagcgcgcatttctgtttgactttaattttggtaaaaaagtatattcagtacttcaacttttaccagagtcttttaaaacatgagtatctgcacttctactgaaaTAAGggatgtgtttacttttgccacctctggttacACCCCTGAGATCTGTGAGAATGCGGAGTCAATGTTTCACAGTATAATGTATGGTAATATTTTAAATGGAATAATGTGTTTCTTTGTGAAAGGATTTGGAGACGGAAGGAGGACATGGCTGAATTGTTTATGAATAAAAGAGCCAGAAGGGATACATCAGATGACTAAGTTTCTCATCTGCtcttcttttaataataattagtgtattattatatgattatcTTGCTACTAAGGTAATAAAGTGAGAACAGTGGGTAGAAATTGTGCTGCATTGGacagaacatcactggaagctGGAGCTCAGAACTGCTTTTGCTACAAAGCTGGAACAAATATCTAGCTGTAATGAGGGATGTGTATTTTCTTTCAAAACAGTAAACTGAAGATTCAGAGctagataataaaataaataaataaaaagtatgttGTATTTGAAATAAAGTTTAAACCTACAACGTGATGCTGTGAGCAGTCATGTTGATTAGCTGAACCTCCAGTTCAGACCTCCATGAGTTGAGTTCGCattcatattgttttttatCTGGTGGTTTGGGATTAAGAGTTGAACCCTGGCATGACTGGGAATCTGGTCAAATTTGTTTTTACAACATTGTCTTCAAATAGTGCtaaatttctttaataaataaatctaaaatgatGTCCACCAGTTGCAGGTGAATCCAGCAGCTTCATTACTGAAGAGCAGCTACAGTGTTCGGTGTGTGATGAAGTGTTCACTGATCCTGTCACCACTCCATGTGGACACAACTTCTGCACAAACTGCATTACACAAAGCTGGAAGAAGAAACACTGTCATTATTGTCCGTTGTGTAATGAAAAATTCACGGAAAGACCTGAACTCAGTTGAATACAACACTGAGAGAAGCTGCATGTACCTTTATGAAGAAAAATGCTACTGAACAAAAGAAGATTCTTTGCCACGACTGCTCCGGTGTAAAGCAGAAGGCCTCGTTTTCTTGTGTGGATTGTGGTGTCTCTCTCTGTACATCTCATTTAGCGCTCCATAATCGTATTCTAAGAGATAAGAAACACAGTCTTATAAATCCAGTGGAAAACGTGGAGGACTACAGATGCAAGACGCATGGGAAACCTCTGAGTCTGTTTTGTAaagatgatcaggtgtgtgtgtgtcagttctgTACTGAGATACATCACAGGAATCACGTTATAATTTCATTAGAAGATGAAAGCAGAGGGAGGAAGGTGAGAGACttcatgaattattttttatgaaaaatgcaaattaattaaaatgctgaatttgtaataaaaaaaaaaaataagcagtcatgtgttttttatttctgtgcagAATCGACTGGGGATAAAACAGATGGATCTGCAAAAGATGATCCAAAAGCGACTAAAGATGATCCAGATGATTAATCGCTCAGTAAAGCGCAGTAAAGTAGGTGAAGCATGAACGTTAATATCAGCTACCTACTGTACTTTATACTATTTTTTGTCTACATAGACATTCACAccataatttaataaatgttcatcctcccttagagggaaaaaaagaaagaaacatcaGAAAGTGTTGAAGTCTTCACCGCTTTGATTCACTCCATTAAGAAGAGCCAGGCTGAGCTTCTGGAGGTGATGGAGGAGAAACAGAAAGCAGTGAAAAAGCAGGCCGAAGGACATGTTAAAGAGCTGGAGGAGGAAATTGATAAGCTAAAGAGGAGAGACGCTAAGATTGAGCAGCTTTCACACTCTGATGATCATCTCCATCTGATACAGGTCagtgttcctctctctctcactcaatcTTAATGCAGAAGGTCACAAAACATCGGCTGAGGgatttcttctttctgctgtAGATTTACCCGACAGTGTGCAGATTTCCAAGCACCAAGAACTGGACCAACATCAGGATTGACTCTGGTCTGAGTGTGAAGGCCCTGATGACCAATCTGTCTGAGCTTCAGGAGACTTTGAATAAGAAACTCAGTGAGAAACAGAAGAATATTGGTGAGAAACTGAGAACTTtgatcaataaattaaaatatttttgctttgtCATCATTTTGTTGTCATTAGTTTCCACAGAGCTGAAGAGGATTCAGAAATACGCAGGTACACTGTGGTTTCTGTTttctatattatacattattctGCGTTATCTTTAACATTTCTTGTACACGTCTACAAACACTCATTCAGTTGTTCCAGCTAAAACAAagccacatttttatttacaacacgcagcgagtcaccaatcagggtcgagagcatgctctgttttaaactcgttttgattggcgcttggtgtatcttctgatcaccaacatacagttcagcatcagtttaacagcaaacTTTTAATTcaactggagtaatattttaccgagagtatttctactttaactttgtacttcatccaccactgcctTATACTCATTACATTGTGTTTTCCCTCTCAGTGGATGTGACTCTGGATCCTGAGACTGCTAATCCTCACCTCATCCTAGATTTACAAGAAAACAAGTAACACACGGAGATAAAAAGCAAGATGTTCCAGACACCCCGAAAAGATTTACTCATTATCCAGCAGTACTGGGAACTCAGGGTTTCTCCTCAGGGAGATTTTACTATGAGGTGCAGGTCAGTGGGAAGACTGAGTGGCGTTTAGGAGTGGCCAGAGAGTCTGttaacaggaaggagaagttggAGAAATTTTGCCCTCAGAATGGATTCTGGACGGTGATTCTGAGGAACGAGGACGAATACACGGCTCGTGATAATACATATATCCCCCTCTCCCTGAGAGAAAAACCCCAGAAGGTGGGAGTGTTTGTGGATTATGAGGAGGGCCTGGTCTCCTTTTATGATGTTGAGTCTACGTCTTATATCTACTCTTTTACTGGTCAGTCTTTCACTGAGAAAATCTATCCGTACCTCAGTCCTTGTCCGAACGACGGAGGTAAAAACTCAGCACCGCTCATCATCACTTGTGCATCAAAGTTCATACCACTTTCTCTTTTTAGATGGAAATGAGCAGAATGCATGATAATGAGCCTTTGATGTCAAGTTGGGAGAGTGGAGCCCTCAGGTATTCAGTCTGAGAGAAGTTTGGAAGTAGAAGACATACAAGATCAGACACGTATCATTCATTAGCTGGACCAGTTGAGTTCATTAAatcggtgtgtgtgtaattgtcaACATAATCtgtggtaaaaaaatattttttggataCTTTTTGAATAAAATCTAGTAGATATCATTTACTTAGTCATTATATTAGCCAGCTAATTCTTGTCTTTCTGTTCACaccttacaaaaaaacaaatatagtcTAGTCAGGTATTAGCAAGCTAATTTAGTTAACAGGATCATTATAATAGACTCGgataataaatcattatattttctcttatattttatagaaatacCTTGTATTTGacctgtatttttttctgccagTGGCTTAATGAGTTAAAGTTTTGTCAGCTTTGCCttctaattttaattttttcaatatAATGCAGCATTTGTCCTGGTTAATTGTATAACTGAGGTGTGGGCAGTTTGTAAAACTTTACATTGTTGctttataatgtataaattCAAGTTTTTCTTCTAAAATCCTCTTCTTTTAATTGagaataaaaatcttttaaactgTTTGTAAGAGTCGGTGCTTATGGGATCATTTAATTTCAATCACATATTGGAGTATGTAGAGACATTTTAAGAGAAATATACTGTAGATAAACAACAAAGGAAATctcatttctgtttatttaatcagaaatttacatttatggcatttggcagaaacccttatccagagtgacctacagttatctcagttGTAAAGCTGAGGGTTAATCGCCTTGCACAAGGTCCCAGCAGTGGCCAGCTTGGTGATGgggggatttaaacccatgaccttctgatcaaaaatTCATCTGAGCTACCACTCTCCACAATTACACATCTGTAATCCAACCACCATAATATTAACCTCGTAATCTgaattgtttgattgattgattattatCATATAGGCAGACAGACTAATAGACTAAATTATCTTTTAACGTTTTACGTTTAACTCCCGTagacaaatacaatacaaatacattttctgaTTTTGACTCCCTGCAAATATTTGacaaaactccacacacaccCAGCTGTAAATGAAAAGCGCTGCAGGCGAATAAGAAAAATTCTAGTCACTTGAACAAAAAACTTGTCTGATCACCTAATGTTGCATCAGTACGAGTCAAACCGGAGCCGTCTGAAAGCTCATTCAGCAAAAAAACGTCAACGTGAGCAGTTCTGATTTAGAGAAGAGTAAACGTATGtactttgtttaattttttttcatggttCAGATTTGTGCCAGAAATCTTACTATAGGTTTATTGTTTTACTAAACGGAGTAAAGAGCATCAAATCAAGACTCAGGTATatattctgaggtaaatgttcTACAGTGTACAATGGTAGAGgtaaaaacaagaaataaaatatattattaaaagcaaatagcttatttgtattaaaatatgtattgaaaCATGTTCTTTTGTCTGATACATACTGTAAGTTAGAGTGTGATTGATTACTTTCGAAACCAGGAAGTGGTACAATATAGAGAATTGTCAAAATGCtaagtgtgtgtcagtgtgtcaaCTGAAAAATGACTTATTGTTGGAGGGATTGAAACGGAGccgtaaaaaaaagaacatggcgGAATCTTCATTACCACAAAGACAAGGCAGAAGGAGCAGTTTGGAGATACCTATTGAGTGTAAGTTACACAGTTTatataagtggtgtttattGCGCTATTCGTTGACCATctattttattaggaacacctgacGATCTGTTCATTCgtgatcagccaatcatgtggcagcagcgcAGTCatgcaggtcaagagcttcGGCTGATGTTCACATGAAAAATCGCAATGTAAAACGTGGGATTTCTTTGACTTCAGTCGCTGCATGGTTGTTGGTGTCAGAAGGGCTGGTTGGAGTATTTCAGAATACGCAGATCTCACAGTAGACCAAATGTTTGCTCAGGTCATGCGATTTAAGTGCTTTGTATGTCAATATTGAAATTAGATTAGGAGACACTAAAAATGGATAATTAAGTGATTAGCAATTATATAATCATCTCAGGAACTCCTGTTTACACAACTCCATCTAGCTGTATAAAGGACATTACTAATTATCATGATAcagtatttctctctctccggtgtttgtaaagttttaatgatttattaccACACTCTTggtatcacccaaatgaggatgggattttattttaagtctggttcctttcaaggtttcttcctcttaccATCTAAGGGACTTTTTTTATGCCACAGTTACCCCAGGCTttatcatcagggataaatacacatagtaCATTTAGGTGTTTGTTCTATAATTTtgacattctgtaaagctgctttgagacaatgttttaagaaatgctatagaaataatCTTGAATTCTTCATTTCTCCACCAGTTTCAGGTAAATCCAGCAGCCCCATGACAGAAGGGCAGttacagtgctctgtgtgtaagGAAGTGTTCATTGATCCCGTCACCACTCCATGTGGACACAGCTTCTGCAAGAACTGTATCACACAAAGCTGGGCAGCAAGTCAAAGATATTACTGTCCATTGTGTAATGAATCATTCATCAATAAACCTGAACTCAAGATTAATATAACGCTGAGAGATGTTGCAGATCACTTCAAGAGGCAAACAGTCTCAGACGATATTTTATGTGACGCTTGCACTGATGCGAAACAAAAAGCCATAAAATCCTGTCTGGATTGTGGCGTGACCTTCTGTGCATCTCATCTAGAACCTCATAATTATGTTCCGAATTACAAGAAACACAAACTAATCAATGCAGTGAAGAACCTTGAGGACTACAGATGCCAGAAGCATATGAGACCTCTGGATCTGTTCTGTAGAGATGATCAGATGTATGTGTGTCACTTCTGTACCGAGACAGACCATAAGAATCACAACGTGGCTTCTTTTGAGGAGGAGATTGGACAGTGGAGGGTGAGAGACATCAatcattaacatttattattccAATAAAGGATTGTGAAGGAATTGATTTTCCGTGATTGTGACGGTTTATGTGGTTCTGAGATCTGTGCAGAGTCACTTGGGGAAAACACAGGTAGAGCTGCAGCATATGATCCAGGAGCGACTGGAAAAGATCCAGGAGATTAATCAGTCAGTAGAGCTCTGTAAAGTGAGTGATATAtaatcatgcatttttttttctattctattctagttAATCTTCACTGTTAGTTGATGAACTTGAGatgcttttcattttttagaaaaacaaagagaaagaaacatcaGAAAGTGTTGAAGTCTTCACCGCTTTGATTCACTCCATTGAGAAGAGCCAGGCTGAGCTGCTGGAggtgatggaggagaaagagaaagcagtgGAAAAGCAGGCCGAAGGACTCGTTAAAGAGCTGGAGGAGGAAATTGATGAGCTAAAAAGAGGCGATATTAGGATGGAGCAGCTTTCACATTCTGATGATCATCTTCATCTGCTACAGGTCAGTGTTCTTCGCTCGCTCACTCAATCTTGATGCAGAAGGTCATAGCACATCAGTTGAGGGATTTCTCGTTTATCCTGTAGATTTACCCGACAGTGTGCAGAGTTCCACGCACCAAGAACTGGACCAACATCAGGATTGAAACTGATCTAAGTGTGAAGGCCCTGAAGACCAATCTGTCTGAGCTTCAGGAGACTTTGAATAAGAAACTCAGTGTAACGCTGAGTGAGAAACAGAAGAATATCGGTCAGAAAATGAGAAGTTATTGGTTTATTGTTTAATGAATAAAGATATATTTGCTTTGATCTGTTTTATAGATTGATCTTATTCCAAATGTACGTGACATGCCTATGTAATAAATATCATCATTTTGTTGTCATCAGTTTCCACAGAGCTGAAGAGGATTCAGCTTTACGCAGGTACACTGTAGTTTCTGTTTcctatattatacattattacattattctgCATTaactataacattttatttccagCTGTACACGTTTACAAACACTTGTTAATTGTCCCGGCCAACACACAAAGCCAAATTACCCATCATTCAATCATTCCTGACATAAACttcttaattaaatataaaaaaaatattgtatgcagtatttcgatttgtttgagtatattttattgtttatttaatagtatttatagctcttacatcattaggagatatgcgtagtataacgaacacagtaacaacttacgaacaaGTTGGGGAGctattattatttgtgatttCGTTAATCGTTAAttagtggttctcaaagtgggggcgcctctagtggtgaataaagacatgacaattagggcacaacacacacacacacacacacacacacacacacacacatatatatatatatatatatatatatatatatatatatatatatatatactgtatatatatatatatactgtatatatatatatatatatatatatatatatatatatatatatatatatgtatatactgtatatatatgtgtgtgtgtgtgtgtgtgtgtgtgtgtgtgtgcaaatccTGTCATTCGTTGTTTAGAAAGTTTAGAAATGTGAAAGATTTGGTGGGATTTGCTGTTGAAAGAATAACCGATGCCTCTAAAAGGTATTATTATTTCAACTTTCTTTGTATACTCATTCTATCTCTTCTTTGTGTTTTCCCTCTCAGTGGATGTGACTCTGGATCCTGAGACTGCTAATCCTCATCTCATCATTTATATGGGAGGAAAACAAGTAACACACGGAGATAAAAAGCAAGATGTTCCAGACACCCCGAAAAGATTTACTCGTTATACAGCAGTACTGGGAACTCAGGGTTTCTCCTCAGGGAGATTTTACTATGAGGTGCAGGTCAGTGGGAAGACTGAGTGGCGTTTAGGAGTGGCCA comes from the Silurus meridionalis isolate SWU-2019-XX chromosome 8, ASM1480568v1, whole genome shotgun sequence genome and includes:
- the LOC124390491 gene encoding LOW QUALITY PROTEIN: E3 ubiquitin-protein ligase TRIM39-like (The sequence of the model RefSeq protein was modified relative to this genomic sequence to represent the inferred CDS: inserted 1 base in 1 codon) is translated as MKKNATEQKKILCHDCSGVKQKASFSCVDCGVSLCTSHLALHNRILRDKKHSLINPVENVEDYRCKTHGKPLSLFCKDDQVCVCQFCTEIHHRNHVIISLEDESRGRKNRLGIKQMDLQKMIQKRLKMIQMINRSVKRSKREKKKETSESVEVFTALIHSIKKSQAELLEVMEEKQKAVKKQAEGHVKELEEEIDKLKRRDAKIEQLSHSDDHLHLIQIYPTVCRFPSTKNWTNIRIDSGLSVKALMTNLSELQETLNKKLSEKQKNIVSTELKRIQKYAVDVTLDPETANPHLILDXTRKQVTHGDKKQDVPDTPKRFTHYPAVLGTQGFSSGRFYYEVQVSGKTEWRLGVARESVNRKEKLEKFCPQNGFWTVILRNEDEYTARDNTYIPLSLREKPQKVGVFVDYEEGLVSFYDVESTSYIYSFTGQSFTEKIYPYLSPCPNDGGKNSAPLIITCASKFIPLSLFRWK
- the LOC124390490 gene encoding zinc-binding protein A33-like produces the protein MAESSLPQRQGRRSSLEIPIEFSGKSSSPMTEGQLQCSVCKEVFIDPVTTPCGHSFCKNCITQSWAASQRYYCPLCNESFINKPELKINITLRDVADHFKRQTVSDDILCDACTDAKQKAIKSCLDCGVTFCASHLEPHNYVPNYKKHKLINAVKNLEDYRCQKHMRPLDLFCRDDQMYVCHFCTETDHKNHNVASFEEEIGQWRSHLGKTQVELQHMIQERLEKIQEINQSVELCKKNKEKETSESVEVFTALIHSIEKSQAELLEVMEEKEKAVEKQAEGLVKELEEEIDELKRGDIRMEQLSHSDDHLHLLQIYPTVCRVPRTKNWTNIRIETDLSVKALKTNLSELQETLNKKLSVTLSEKQKNIVSTELKRIQLYAVDVTLDPETANPHLIIYMGGKQVTHGDKKQDVPDTPKRFTRYTAVLGTQGFSSGRFYYEVQVSGKTEWRLGVARESVNRKGKLEKFSPQNGFWTVILRNEDEYTARDNTYIPLSLREKPQKVGVFVDYEEGLVSFYDVEATSYIYSFTGQSFTEKIYPYLSPCPNDGGKNSAPLIITRVSKTLRC